A DNA window from Pseudomonas wuhanensis contains the following coding sequences:
- a CDS encoding DUF6124 family protein, producing MKKITPNPPETDTPSEAETLDLTQLSKATQRAVSARLRNPKQPDPVSHIFTILPDVDTPTLLAHASETLASMNVMTTDLADQLEGSHRNVALAIQQLAVLAEMLINRALDNLDSPTPAVTPVCR from the coding sequence ATGAAGAAGATCACCCCCAATCCTCCAGAAACCGATACCCCTTCAGAAGCCGAAACCCTCGACCTGACCCAACTCTCCAAAGCCACCCAACGCGCCGTCAGCGCCCGCTTGCGCAACCCGAAACAACCCGATCCCGTGAGCCATATTTTCACCATTCTCCCCGACGTCGACACACCCACCCTGCTCGCTCACGCCAGCGAAACCCTGGCCTCCATGAACGTCATGACCACCGACCTGGCCGACCAGCTCGAAGGCTCCCATCGCAATGTGGCATTGGCGATTCAGCAACTGGCCGTGCTGGCCGAGATGTTGATCAATCGAGCGCTGGATAACCTCGATTCGCCCACGCCGGCGGTCACGCCCGTCTGCCGCTGA